One Urechidicola croceus genomic window, CGGCAAAATCTAATGTATAACCTTCATCATCAACAGAGGCTTTAAAATAATCTCTTTTGTCAAATGAAAATATGACTTTATCTCCTTCAATTCTATAACCATCAGCAGGTATAATTTGAGCATAAGTCATCATCGTCATAAAAACGGTCATGAAATAAATGATATGTTTTAAACTCTTTTTCAATTTTTTAAATTTGGATGTGCTACAAAATACATTTTTTGTTTTTTATAATTAATGATAATTCTATTTTGCCTTAAAAATTCGTAACCCAAAACACCATCAAGTCTTGTACCATAAGCATCATTCATTTTGCTAAAATTAGTTAAAATAGTGTTCATAGGGCCTAAGTATATTCGATTCTCTAAATTGACCTTTCTCAATTTACCAACTAAAACTTCAATTTTCTTATCACTTGCACCAAGCACAAATAAACGCCTTATAGAAATAAAATTCTTTAATATTTTTTTCTTACTACTTTTGTTAAGTTGATTATACTCTGCACCCGTATCCAATGCAAATTTAACTTTTTCGTCACCAACATAACAATCTAAAATAATACTATGTTTCTTTAATTTGAATTCTATGGTATCGGTAATTTTCTCCAGGTAAACTCTTTTATCAATACGATTTCCAGATTTATCTATTCGGTTTAAAGTAATCTGATTTAAGTGTAAATCGATAAAAAGTTCATAATCTTTTAACACACTGTATCCAATAATACCGAGCAGATTCATTTTCTTGTTTTTTTCAATATGTGAAAGATTGATAACATCAGCCTTCAAATTTTTCAAATTTAAGTTGTGTAATTTAAATACCTCAAGGCTTTTTTCTACAGGATTGTCAACAACGCTCAAAACACCGTTTGTAGTTGTTTTCTTCTTTTTTTGCCAAAATTTAGTAGGAAAATGGACTTCATTTAAAATTAATGTTTCTGAACCAGTATCTATAATAAAGTTGCCTTTTTCGCCAAGTAATTCTGCTTCAACAACTATCAGGTGTCCTATCAATTTAAACGGAATTCTAGATGTATTTTCATTTAAAATTTCTGCATTATGAAAAATAATTTTTGGATCACTATCCGAAGCATACAAGTTGTATGTTGCTATCAATAAAAATAATATGCCCAAAAACTGTCTAGCCATATTATAAAGACGAACGAAACTAAAATTGGTTACACTTTTTACGATACTAAAACGAGTAAAACTTTAGAAAAAGTCCTAAACCAAAAAAGCATCTCAAAATTGAGATGCTTTTGCGGTCTGGACGGGACTTTTTTCAAAATATTATATTACTCAATTTCAGTAGTATAAAAATATAATATTGAATTTGTACCGATAATTGTACCTTTATATTCTTTAATACAGTAAAAATTAGAATTAATTAGGCTGTATAAAGTTTTGTCATACGCTCTTTAAGAGTAAAAGAAACTGTTTTTTTTATTATATCATTAGTGTTGACAAAAGTTGAATTCTTCTTTAAATCTTTTAACTCAACTACTTCAATAAGTTTTGCAAAACATTCATCAGAGAATGAATGAGAAATCATTCTTACACCTTCAAAATTAAACGTAACAAACTCATCGTTCTTTAGAGCATTTTCTATGTCTAAACGAAATTTCTTGCCTAAAACTCTTGTTCCTAAGCTATTTCCTATATGCCCAAACTTAATTTCCATTGTATATGTAGTCGTGAAAACTTTGCCAAAATTACCAAAGATCATCGAGATTTCCTAATAAATTCTCCTTGAGTTCTTCAAAAGCATTTTTTTGACCATCATTGTCAAAGATTTTATCATAGGTTACAGAAACGTCTGTATTAACTCTTATATACGTATAAGCACCTTGCCATTTTGAAGTATTTGTAACGCTTTTATTATTATCTATTTCTAAAGAATGATTTCCTGAGTGTATAATAAGCTTACCTCCATTCTCTCTAATAAGAGTTGCTGTTGCCCATAAACCAAATCCCATACCTGTACTATTTGTAACACCCTTATCTACACTTTGATCTAAAGCTTCAACTTCATTTAATAATTTATATTTACTATTAGGGTGAGTTGTTAGTGCTTTATGAATACCCTGACCATTATCAGCAATAATTATCCTTACTTGCTTTTTATTTGGAAAATACTGGCAACTTATATAGCCATATCCATTATAAACTGTACCATCAGATCGTGAGTGACGAATTGTATTATCTATAACTTCCCATAAACAATATTCAAGAACAGTCATCATATCTTCATTAATTGCATCTTTTAATAAAATTGTAACAATCTCTTTATGAATGTCTAATGCGCTATCATCGTCAAATTTTTTTATTTCTGTAAAACGACCAGACGTATTTTGCCTAACATAAGCTTCTTCATAAGCAAAACCAATTTGCTCGAAAAAATTCACTCTACTTGCATACCTAACTTGACCAGAAGCACTTCTAAAATCATCAAAATTACCTGTGACTGTTACACCAATATTTCTTAAATGATTAACCGTACTACCTATTAATACTAAATGATCTGAATACAACATAGAGTAAGTATTCAAGTTAATCGTAAAATGAACAGTATCGTTTGGAACAGCATCAAATGACTTAGATAGTGCATCTACAATTTGACTATGACCAGATATTTTTCTAAAATCTATTATAATAGGGAAGTGTGCCAAAATAATTCTATAGTATTAATTCCAAAAATCTGCTAAAAGTTCCGCTTGCTTTAAAACTGTATCCGTTGCCAATTTTTGTAAGTCTGGTGGATAACCAAATTTTCTAAGCGCACGCTTTACCATTACCTTTAATTTTGCTTTTACACTTTCTTTTATTGTCCAATCTATAGTTGTATTATTTTTAACCGTTTCTACCAAGTATACAGCAAGCTCTCTTAATATTTCATCACCTAATACATCTTTTGCACTCTGATTTTGAGAAATAGCATCATAAAACGCCAATTCATAATCTGTTAAACCTAAACTATCTCCACGCTTATCAGCATCTTTTATTTGTTTTGCTAATTCTATAAGCTCTTGAATAACCTCAGCAGCAGAAAGTACTTTGTTTTGATACTTCTTAATAGAATTTTCAAGCATTTCCATAAGAGACTTACTTTGTATCAAGTTTGTTTTACTTCTTGTTTTTATCTCTTCATTTAGCAATTTCTTCAACGTTTCTAATGCTACGTTTTGATGCTCCATACCTTTAATTTCCATCAAAAACTCTTCTGATAAAATAGATATGTCTGGTTTTTTAATACCTGCTGCATCAAACACATCAATTACTTTGTCTGATACTAATGCTTCATCTATAACTTGACGTATTGCTGTTTCTAAATCTTCATCTGTTCTACCTATACCTGTAGTATCAAATTTTGATAATCTTGCTTTAACTGCTTGGAAAAATGACACCTCATCTTTTACATCCATAGCTTCATCGTGTGGTACTGCTATTGCAAATGCTTTAGACAATGCTGTTACTTCGTTTACAAAACGCTTTTTACCATCTTCAATACTTAGAATATGCTCTTCTGCAATTAATATAATTTTCAACTTAGTTTTAGTATCAGCAGTAAAATATTCTTCATAAAGCAATCCTCTATCCTTACCAATGTATGGTGCAGATGGTTCATTTACTAAATTTTGTAATGCCTTAGAATAGCCTCTTTCTGGTTTTTCTAAAAACATCTGAGATACTACTTCTATTTTCTCTAACATTAAACTAACAGCCTGTTCTTGTGCGATTGTTGGGTCTCCTTTACCACCACTATCACTATAAAATGCTAATGCCTTTTTAAGGTCTGATGCAATACCTAAATAATCTACTACTAAACCACCTGGTTTATCTTTATAAACTCTATTTACCCTTGCTATTGCCTGCATTAGATTATGACCTTTCATAGGTTTATCTATATACAAAGTATGCATTGAAGGTGCATCAAAACCTGTTAACCACATATCTCTAACAATTACTAACTTTAATTCATCATTAGGGTCTTTCATACGTTCGGCTAATGCTCTACGTTGTTCTTTAGTTGTATGGTGTAACGCCATTTTTGGACCATCAGAAGATGCAGCTGTCATTACTACTTTTATTACTCCTTTATCTAAATCTTTATGATGCCAATCTGGTCTAATACTAATAATTTGATGGTATAACTCAGCAGCAATTCTACGAGACATTCCTACAATCATTCCTTTACCTTCAAAAACATTTTGTCTTGCAATAAAGTGAGAAACAATATCCTGAGCTATGTTTCCAATTCTATTCTCGCTACCAATTAAGGCTTCTAACTGTGTCCACTTAGCTTTTGCTTTTTGAGTTTCGGATAATTCTTCATTTGCTAAATCTTCATCTAACTGCTCTACTAACTTTTTACCTTCTTCACTTAAATTAACTTTTGCTAATCTACTCTCATAATAAATACGAACTGTAGCACCATCATCTACTGCTTGGGCTATATCATAAATATCTACATAACTACCAAAAACTGCTGGTGTATTAACATCTGTTCCTTCAATTGGTGTTCCTGTAAAACCTAAATATGTTGCACTTGGTAATGCATCACGCATATACTTTGCAAAACCATATACAATACGTTTACCTATTACATTGCCATCTTCATCTTTAACATCTACTGTTTTTGCTTTAAAACCATATTGTGTTCTATGTGCTTCATCTGCAATAACAATTACATTCTTTCTGTCTGTTAAGGTTTCATATACATTTCCTTCATCTGGTTGAAATTTTTGTATAGTGGTAAATATCACACCTCCAGAAGCTACTTTTAATAATTCCTTTATATGCTGTCTATCGGTTGCTTGTACTGGTTTTTGTCTTAATAATTGCGTTGCAGAAGCAAAGGTGTCAAATAATTGATCGTCTAAATCATTTCTATCTGTAATTACTAATATTGTTGGATTATTAAGTGCTTGTACAATTTTACCTGTATAGAAAACCATTGATAAAGATTTACCAGAACCTTGCGTATGCCATACCACACCACCTTTTCTATCTCCATCTACTGCAGCAGCTATTTTACTACTTTCTACTGCTTTATTAACTGCGTAATATTGATGATAAGCTGCTACCTTTTTAACCGTATCAATAGTTGTAATACCTGTTTTTAAATCTTCCTTTTTAGATTTTTCAAATACAATGAAATACCTAATAATATCTATTAGTGTTTTTTTGTTTAGTTGTCCTTGTGCTAACACTTCAATTTCAGAATCTAAATGCGAAGCCAACGTTTCACCATCTTTTGTTTTCCAACTCATAAAACGAGAAAAACCTGCTGATAATGAACCTGATTTTGCCTCTAAACCATCTGAAATAATACAAAGACTGTTGTATGTAAATAGACTTGGTATTGTTGCTTTATAGGTTTGTAACTGTTTGAAAGCTGATTTTACTGTTGCATTTTCATCTACTGCATTTTTTAATTCTATAACCACCAATGGTAAACCATTAATAAAAAGAATAACATCTGGTCTTTTTGTATGATTATCTTCTATTACAGTAAATTGATTTGCAACTACAAATTCATTATTTTCTGCATTATCAAAATCTACCAACCATACTAAATCACCACGAGAAACACCATCTTTTCTATAAGACACTTTTACACCTTCAGTAAGCATTTTATGAAACGCTTCATTATTTACTAAAAGGTCTGGTGAGCTAATACGCAATACTTGTTTAAAAGCATCCTCTCTTGCTTCTTCTGGAATAGATGGATTGAGTTGTAGAATAGCTTCTTTTAAACGATTATGTAATACTACATCGCTATAATTTTCTCTTTCAGGAAATTCGCCATCGTGTGCTATTTCTGGACCATATACATAATAGTACCCTAAACCTTCTAACTCTTCTATTAGTAATTGCTCTATGTCGTCTTCAAATAGTTTTGTCATTATATGTTGTAATGCGCTTTGATAATACCGATAAGCTGATTATGATTTTCTTTTAACTCTGTAATTGTCCATTGTGGTTTTTGCATAATTCTAATAGAATTAGGAAAGGTCTCAATACTGTTTGTAAAATACTTTGTTTTCTTATCACTAAAGTCTAACCTACCTTGACCTGAATTTTTACGTCTACTAATGAGTACAAGATTCCCTAATTTATGTGTCCATTCTTCTTTTTCTTCTTCTGTAAAATCTTTATTCCATTGACTATCGTCTTTTGGTGTTTGAGGTAGTACGTGTTCTACGGTCATTTGACCATAAGAATTTCTTCTTTCTGAATACAAAGGTGCATCTAATAAAAAGTCGACTTTACGTAGCATATAACGTGCAAAACGTCTTCCATAAATGGTGCTATTTTCTAATTGATTTAAAAACTCTACTATATTAAATTTAAAAACTGTTGATTGAAAAAGTGTATCAATTTTAGTATTTATATCTACATCAAGTTTTGTTACTTCTTCTATCTTTTTTAAGACAGTATTCATTGCTTCTATTCTTGTAGTTGGCGTTTCTCTTGCTACCCAGTCACCAGAAAATTTATTATCTAATAATTTTAAAAATTCATAAATTTTAGTATCTCCAAAATTCTTACGATACACTAATAATGATGGTATCCAAATATCTGACAATGCAGTATCTTGCATTACACTAACAAGGTTATCAAATGCCCAACTACCTGTATTTACTATATTACTACCATCAAACACTTTGTCAAAATGTTCCTTGTAACTCTCTACTAAATCGAAGGTTGCATCTCCTTTAGTAAGTAAAGGTGTGGCATTCTCATATTTCTTTGTACTTTGATTAAATACCTTGGGTGCATAAATGCTATCTTCAAACTCTTTAAGTAAATTATAACGTGCTTTTTCTTTTACTAAAATAGTACGTATATAAGATAAAAATTGGTCAAAATCTTCTCCTAACTCTCCTTCTAACTCTTCCCAAAACTTAGCATACTCTGCTCGTTTAACAGGTGTACTAACTTCTTTAAGATTATATGCTTTAAGAATATCGCTATTTCTAAGTTTGATACCTCTATCATTTAAAACTGTAAATAACCTAAAGGCATCTTCTAACTCACCACTTGCTACATATACTAATACTACATTCTTACGTAGATAAGGGAATAATATATTTACTTCTGTGTTATTTTCATCTTCTATCCATTTTTGCATTATCAATATGGCGTTAGACATATTGCGAATAGATACATCTTTTGAGTTTGTAGCGAGTTGTTTTAAATCTTCCGTTTGTAATGTGGCTTCTTTAGGCTTAATATATTTATCTACAAATTTTGCAACTTCTGAACGTATTGCAAACTCTACACGCATACGCTCTGGGATACCATCGTCTGGATTGCCCTCTTGAAAAATAACTTTCTCACAAGACCCTTTACGTGAACTATTGTTTGTTTTATCTCTAATTACTGCGTGCAATAGGTATAACGTAGTTAAACGTTGTTGCCCATCTAATACAGCATTTTCTATATAGGCAGTTTCATCGTGTTCTTTGTCTTGGCAATGCAGTACTAACGAGCCTAAAAAATATTGACTCTTTGGTGTATTTACTGCTGCGTGTGCAATATCATCTAAGAGTGTAGATATTTGATCTTCTCCCCAAACATAAGGTCTTTGGTAATCTGGTATATTAAACCACATATCTTCTGCAAAGACTTCTTTTATTGCTATTTTATTTGTGGTAATTTGTTTTCCTGCTACTTCTATTGCCATTCTATATATTTTATAATTGCATTCTTACTTCACCACTCATTAGCTTAGGTAAAAGCGTATCTCTTAATTTTTCAACTTGTTTTATTTGTTGATTATTTGCTATAATCTTATCTATTAGCGGTGTAAATGTTTTACTCATTTTTGCTAATTCTGAAGGTGGTGGGATGATTACCATTGCATCATCTAAATCTCCTCTTTTTATATGCCCCATCGTTGTAGCGTGAGCTTTTGCTATTGCTATAAACATATCTAAATGATACTTACTCCATAAATAATAAAACCATTTAGGAAAACGCTCTGAGGTTACTTTAAATAAATGCTGATTTAAAATACAATCTTCTCCATCCCATATCTTAACTACCAATGAAGCTGACCAAGAAAATATAACATCTCCATTTTGCACAAGGTATTTTTCATTTACTTCTGTACTTGCAAAATCACTACTATCTGAAATACCAGACTTTAAATCTTTAATCTTTAATACAGGTAGTTTGTCTATTTCATTTTTTGGCGGAAATTTTTGACAAGCTAAACCGTTTAAAAAATACGCTATTGAACTTAATGATTCTTCCTCCCATTCTTCATTTATTTCTTCAACGAAAAATTGTCTAAACAAAGCTTTTGATAAGCCTTCTAAGGTTTTGTTTTGCCTGTGGAGTAAGTCTATTTTATTATCTAAACTGCTTAGGGTGTTGGCTATTGCTTTTTGTTCTGGTAGTGGTGGAAGGTTAATTTTTATTTCGTCAAAAGTCTGTTTTGTTATTGTATCAAATACACCACCGTGAGAAATTTGTAACAGATTAGAAACAGTATCTTTTAATAAATAAAATACATAATCGTTTGTTGTAAGATTATCTTTTGCTTTAATACCATAACAAGACTGATTAAAAGCCATTGGTAATGACAACATTGCCAAAGCACCTACTGTACCTCTTGCTGAAATTATTATATCTCCTTTATTTAATAATTTTGTACTGCTTTCTTTCAACCCTTTTTCTGTAATAGTTTTTTCAGTTGAACTAACATATTTTCTGCCTGAATTAAAATCAACAACAGACAGCCAAGGGATATTACCGTTCCAATATTCTTTCACTCTTGTTTTTGGTGTACCCCCACCTATGATATCTATAATACTTGATAGTTTTACTTCGCCCCATTTACTCTCATAAAAACTAATTCCAACTCTGTTGATATGGTCTATTAAATCTTCATTCTCTATTTTATGAAAAATAGAAATATCCATTTTGTAAGGCAACAATAAATCGTCTAACTCTGTTTCTATTGAAAATTGTTGAGATAAGGTAAGTGTTTTACCTACTAAGGTTATATCTATATCTGAGTGTGGTTTATAATTACCCTTAGCTCTTGAACCATATAGTATTGCTTTTTTAACCTCTGAGTATTTACTAAGAACCGAGTTTATTTTATTTATGTCTTCTTGTTCTAATCCGTACATTATTCTTCTTCAAAAAGTTTTTCTTGCTCACCACTTCGTTTTTCTTCCATTGTATTTAAAAATGCTTTAAACTCTGCGTGATACAAGTAAACAATATCTTTAAATATTTCGTTAGCAGTTTCTTCGTTATAAGTATGAGACGTTTTATTTCGACTTTTAATCATTTCCATCCATATCTTACCTTCTGCAATTAATTGTAACTGAAAAGCCTCTCTTACTGCATCTCTTGAACCACCAACATCTGGATTACCTTGATATGCTGCATAATCTTTCATAACATTCCAAGCAAGCTCGTGTGTATACTCAAAACGCTGAATTAACCCTTCTTTAATGATGTCGTCTAAAAATTCATCATCATCAATATTACCTTCATCATCAATTTCAAAATCTTCTTTAATTTTAGTAACTGCTTGATCTAACTTACTAAATGCTTTTACATAATTAGAAAAGCGTTGTTCCCATCTTATATCTTCTTTACTCATTGTTTATTACGATTTTAGAAAGGTTAGTTTTTATAGCTTTATTAAGCGCATCTTCTTCTTTTAGTTGTGTCTCGAATGTTGCCTTTAAACTTGTAAAACGTTCTGCAAAATCAAAATCATCTTCTTCATCTGGTAACCCAACATAACGCCCTGGCGTTAATACACAATCGAG contains:
- a CDS encoding pepsin/retropepsin-like aspartic protease family protein, which codes for MARQFLGILFLLIATYNLYASDSDPKIIFHNAEILNENTSRIPFKLIGHLIVVEAELLGEKGNFIIDTGSETLILNEVHFPTKFWQKKKKTTTNGVLSVVDNPVEKSLEVFKLHNLNLKNLKADVINLSHIEKNKKMNLLGIIGYSVLKDYELFIDLHLNQITLNRIDKSGNRIDKRVYLEKITDTIEFKLKKHSIILDCYVGDEKVKFALDTGAEYNQLNKSSKKKILKNFISIRRLFVLGASDKKIEVLVGKLRKVNLENRIYLGPMNTILTNFSKMNDAYGTRLDGVLGYEFLRQNRIIINYKKQKMYFVAHPNLKN
- a CDS encoding type I restriction endonuclease subunit R gives rise to the protein MTKLFEDDIEQLLIEELEGLGYYYVYGPEIAHDGEFPERENYSDVVLHNRLKEAILQLNPSIPEEAREDAFKQVLRISSPDLLVNNEAFHKMLTEGVKVSYRKDGVSRGDLVWLVDFDNAENNEFVVANQFTVIEDNHTKRPDVILFINGLPLVVIELKNAVDENATVKSAFKQLQTYKATIPSLFTYNSLCIISDGLEAKSGSLSAGFSRFMSWKTKDGETLASHLDSEIEVLAQGQLNKKTLIDIIRYFIVFEKSKKEDLKTGITTIDTVKKVAAYHQYYAVNKAVESSKIAAAVDGDRKGGVVWHTQGSGKSLSMVFYTGKIVQALNNPTILVITDRNDLDDQLFDTFASATQLLRQKPVQATDRQHIKELLKVASGGVIFTTIQKFQPDEGNVYETLTDRKNVIVIADEAHRTQYGFKAKTVDVKDEDGNVIGKRIVYGFAKYMRDALPSATYLGFTGTPIEGTDVNTPAVFGSYVDIYDIAQAVDDGATVRIYYESRLAKVNLSEEGKKLVEQLDEDLANEELSETQKAKAKWTQLEALIGSENRIGNIAQDIVSHFIARQNVFEGKGMIVGMSRRIAAELYHQIISIRPDWHHKDLDKGVIKVVMTAASSDGPKMALHHTTKEQRRALAERMKDPNDELKLVIVRDMWLTGFDAPSMHTLYIDKPMKGHNLMQAIARVNRVYKDKPGGLVVDYLGIASDLKKALAFYSDSGGKGDPTIAQEQAVSLMLEKIEVVSQMFLEKPERGYSKALQNLVNEPSAPYIGKDRGLLYEEYFTADTKTKLKIILIAEEHILSIEDGKKRFVNEVTALSKAFAIAVPHDEAMDVKDEVSFFQAVKARLSKFDTTGIGRTDEDLETAIRQVIDEALVSDKVIDVFDAAGIKKPDISILSEEFLMEIKGMEHQNVALETLKKLLNEEIKTRSKTNLIQSKSLMEMLENSIKKYQNKVLSAAEVIQELIELAKQIKDADKRGDSLGLTDYELAFYDAISQNQSAKDVLGDEILRELAVYLVETVKNNTTIDWTIKESVKAKLKVMVKRALRKFGYPPDLQKLATDTVLKQAELLADFWN
- a CDS encoding nucleotidyltransferase substrate binding protein, which codes for MSKEDIRWEQRFSNYVKAFSKLDQAVTKIKEDFEIDDEGNIDDDEFLDDIIKEGLIQRFEYTHELAWNVMKDYAAYQGNPDVGGSRDAVREAFQLQLIAEGKIWMEMIKSRNKTSHTYNEETANEIFKDIVYLYHAEFKAFLNTMEEKRSGEQEKLFEEE
- a CDS encoding ATP-binding protein → MAHFPIIIDFRKISGHSQIVDALSKSFDAVPNDTVHFTINLNTYSMLYSDHLVLIGSTVNHLRNIGVTVTGNFDDFRSASGQVRYASRVNFFEQIGFAYEEAYVRQNTSGRFTEIKKFDDDSALDIHKEIVTILLKDAINEDMMTVLEYCLWEVIDNTIRHSRSDGTVYNGYGYISCQYFPNKKQVRIIIADNGQGIHKALTTHPNSKYKLLNEVEALDQSVDKGVTNSTGMGFGLWATATLIRENGGKLIIHSGNHSLEIDNNKSVTNTSKWQGAYTYIRVNTDVSVTYDKIFDNDGQKNAFEELKENLLGNLDDLW
- a CDS encoding DUF262 domain-containing protein, which encodes MAIEVAGKQITTNKIAIKEVFAEDMWFNIPDYQRPYVWGEDQISTLLDDIAHAAVNTPKSQYFLGSLVLHCQDKEHDETAYIENAVLDGQQRLTTLYLLHAVIRDKTNNSSRKGSCEKVIFQEGNPDDGIPERMRVEFAIRSEVAKFVDKYIKPKEATLQTEDLKQLATNSKDVSIRNMSNAILIMQKWIEDENNTEVNILFPYLRKNVVLVYVASGELEDAFRLFTVLNDRGIKLRNSDILKAYNLKEVSTPVKRAEYAKFWEELEGELGEDFDQFLSYIRTILVKEKARYNLLKEFEDSIYAPKVFNQSTKKYENATPLLTKGDATFDLVESYKEHFDKVFDGSNIVNTGSWAFDNLVSVMQDTALSDIWIPSLLVYRKNFGDTKIYEFLKLLDNKFSGDWVARETPTTRIEAMNTVLKKIEEVTKLDVDINTKIDTLFQSTVFKFNIVEFLNQLENSTIYGRRFARYMLRKVDFLLDAPLYSERRNSYGQMTVEHVLPQTPKDDSQWNKDFTEEEKEEWTHKLGNLVLISRRKNSGQGRLDFSDKKTKYFTNSIETFPNSIRIMQKPQWTITELKENHNQLIGIIKAHYNI
- a CDS encoding restriction endonuclease subunit S, whose protein sequence is MYGLEQEDINKINSVLSKYSEVKKAILYGSRAKGNYKPHSDIDITLVGKTLTLSQQFSIETELDDLLLPYKMDISIFHKIENEDLIDHINRVGISFYESKWGEVKLSSIIDIIGGGTPKTRVKEYWNGNIPWLSVVDFNSGRKYVSSTEKTITEKGLKESSTKLLNKGDIIISARGTVGALAMLSLPMAFNQSCYGIKAKDNLTTNDYVFYLLKDTVSNLLQISHGGVFDTITKQTFDEIKINLPPLPEQKAIANTLSSLDNKIDLLHRQNKTLEGLSKALFRQFFVEEINEEWEEESLSSIAYFLNGLACQKFPPKNEIDKLPVLKIKDLKSGISDSSDFASTEVNEKYLVQNGDVIFSWSASLVVKIWDGEDCILNQHLFKVTSERFPKWFYYLWSKYHLDMFIAIAKAHATTMGHIKRGDLDDAMVIIPPPSELAKMSKTFTPLIDKIIANNQQIKQVEKLRDTLLPKLMSGEVRMQL
- a CDS encoding STAS-like domain-containing protein, which produces MEIKFGHIGNSLGTRVLGKKFRLDIENALKNDEFVTFNFEGVRMISHSFSDECFAKLIEVVELKDLKKNSTFVNTNDIIKKTVSFTLKERMTKLYTA